From Lawsonia intracellularis PHE/MN1-00, the proteins below share one genomic window:
- the glmM gene encoding phosphoglucosamine mutase produces the protein MGKKLFGTDGLRGRVNIYPMTPEVALRLGLAAGTYYRRKSHRSRVVIGKDTRISGYIFENALTAGLLASGMDVFLVGPLPTPAVSFLTANMRADFGVVISASHNPFYDNGIKLFDADGFKIPDKAEHKISEMILDQSHTWDYPDPSSVGRAHKIKDALGRYIVYLKNTFPSTLSLEGLRIVLDCANGANYKVAPLALEELGAELIKIGTDPNGLNINHQCGSLFPEYVAKKVIEMRADIGLALDGDADRLIVVDEKGIILNGDQIMALCAQDLMRQNKLPGNILVATVMSNMALEVFMKEKKGALIRSNVGDRYVMEAMRKHGAMFGGEQSGHLIFREYSNTGDGLLAALQILRIMKQYERPLSSLAGLLQLFPQRLINVNVKQKRPIETMPTLLKTIQRIETAFSGRGRVLLRYSGTEPLCRVMVEGESDSKVNTYAEELADIVAKSLAE, from the coding sequence GTGGGTAAAAAGCTTTTTGGAACTGATGGATTACGTGGTCGTGTAAATATTTATCCTATGACTCCAGAGGTAGCACTAAGGCTTGGACTTGCAGCAGGAACATATTATAGGCGAAAAAGCCATCGGAGTAGAGTTGTAATTGGAAAAGATACACGTATTTCAGGGTATATATTTGAAAATGCTCTTACTGCAGGTCTTCTTGCATCAGGTATGGATGTTTTTTTAGTTGGACCACTTCCTACACCTGCTGTTTCTTTTCTTACAGCAAACATGCGTGCAGATTTTGGTGTGGTTATATCAGCTTCTCATAATCCATTTTATGATAATGGAATTAAATTATTTGATGCTGATGGGTTTAAAATTCCAGATAAAGCAGAGCATAAGATTTCTGAAATGATTCTTGACCAAAGTCATACATGGGATTACCCAGACCCCTCAAGTGTAGGTCGTGCACATAAAATTAAAGATGCTTTAGGAAGATATATTGTCTACTTAAAAAATACATTTCCATCAACTTTATCTCTAGAAGGACTCAGAATTGTTCTTGATTGTGCTAATGGTGCAAACTATAAAGTAGCTCCACTTGCTCTTGAAGAACTTGGTGCTGAACTTATAAAAATAGGTACTGATCCAAATGGATTAAATATTAATCATCAATGTGGCTCTTTGTTCCCTGAGTATGTAGCCAAAAAAGTAATTGAAATGAGAGCAGATATTGGTCTTGCTCTTGATGGGGATGCAGATAGACTTATTGTTGTAGACGAAAAAGGTATTATACTTAATGGTGACCAAATTATGGCATTATGTGCTCAAGATTTAATGCGTCAAAATAAATTGCCTGGAAATATTTTGGTAGCAACAGTAATGAGTAATATGGCACTTGAAGTATTTATGAAAGAAAAAAAAGGAGCCTTGATTCGTTCTAATGTAGGTGATAGGTATGTTATGGAAGCAATGAGAAAACATGGAGCTATGTTTGGAGGTGAACAATCAGGGCATCTCATTTTTCGTGAATATAGCAATACTGGTGATGGACTTCTTGCTGCATTACAAATTTTACGTATTATGAAACAGTACGAACGTCCTCTTTCATCTTTAGCTGGTTTATTACAATTATTTCCTCAACGTCTTATAAATGTGAATGTTAAACAAAAACGTCCTATTGAAACAATGCCTACTCTTTTAAAAACAATTCAGCGCATAGAGACAGCATTTTCAGGACGTGGTAGAGTGTTACTACGCTATTCTGGAACAGAACCATTGTGTCGTGTAATGGTAGAGGGGGAAAGCGATAGTAAAGTTAATACATATGCTGAAGAGCTTGCTGATATTGTGGCCAAATCTCTTGCTGAATGA
- the galU gene encoding UTP--glucose-1-phosphate uridylyltransferase GalU, giving the protein MNIRKVVVPVAGWGTRSLPASKNIPKEMLPIYNKPVVQYVVEEAMLAGVQDVIFVTNRDKSVIEDFFDYNPQLESILERSGKYELLKVIQNVAEMVNIMSVRQKRQLGLGHAVLCAKEIVRDEPFAVMVGDDLMFGENAGMDRLIQIAREQNKPVIGVREVPEDKINRYGIISGTEISTDVYDITEMIEKPTLGSTQSRLAIVGRYLLTPDIFEYLEKVTPGHGGEIQLTDALAALAQEKGMLAVKLGGLRFDAGDWVDYLSANVYFAMMDETLKDDLFNKLNQILHISEKQ; this is encoded by the coding sequence ATGAACATTCGTAAAGTTGTCGTTCCTGTTGCTGGATGGGGTACTCGTTCATTACCTGCAAGCAAAAATATCCCTAAAGAAATGTTGCCAATATATAATAAACCAGTCGTTCAATATGTTGTAGAAGAAGCCATGCTTGCAGGTGTTCAGGATGTTATTTTTGTTACCAATAGAGATAAAAGCGTTATTGAAGATTTTTTTGACTATAATCCGCAGTTAGAAAGTATACTTGAGAGATCTGGAAAATACGAACTTCTAAAAGTCATTCAAAATGTTGCTGAAATGGTTAATATTATGTCTGTCCGTCAAAAGCGACAATTAGGACTTGGACATGCTGTTCTTTGTGCAAAAGAAATTGTTCGTGATGAACCTTTTGCTGTTATGGTTGGTGATGACTTAATGTTTGGAGAAAATGCTGGCATGGATAGACTTATTCAAATTGCCCGTGAGCAGAATAAGCCTGTTATTGGAGTCCGTGAAGTTCCAGAAGACAAAATTAATAGATATGGTATTATTAGTGGTACAGAAATTAGTACTGATGTGTATGATATTACAGAAATGATAGAAAAACCAACCTTAGGTTCTACACAGTCACGTCTTGCTATTGTTGGTCGTTATTTATTGACACCAGACATATTTGAATATTTAGAAAAAGTAACACCAGGACATGGTGGAGAAATTCAACTTACAGATGCACTTGCAGCATTAGCACAAGAAAAAGGTATGCTAGCTGTTAAACTTGGAGGACTTCGTTTTGATGCTGGTGACTGGGTGGATTATCTTTCAGCAAACGTATATTTTGCGATGATGGATGAAACACTAAAAGATGATCTTTTTAATAAATTAAATCAGATCCTTCACATTTCAGAAAAACAATAA
- the priA gene encoding primosomal protein N': protein MNEYCTITLLSPPYSLLTYTLPSWLPYTLWKPGLRVAILLGKEMLRTGIILSLHTQKPELPHNVVLRPILWALEKIPIFSYEYIKMIQELALRHSIPSGKIFASILPMGLRTTHVQMKCTYKNVLTNLQLKELKHKTEEELHDIGTKWISEENNDWLTSQTESMIVSEECILTVDPPWPIRPSATRQRVILDFLFTNGVVSKKELLQKLGKEYRTALTSLTRYGIISIKQEILTDKDELANTIALLPPLIPFGYTLTEEQKEVVTLLKKELQKNQAKTFLLFGITGSGKTAIYLEIIQECIRNNQSVLVLAPEVALALKLQHEIKTVFPIIPCYLSHGYQSSQQKEDLFRKIVKNQVAKVIIGTRSALFLPLTNIGSIILDEEHDASFKQGERLIYHAKEIAWFRAVQSNALLLLGSATPDIKTFHAVENNKISIVKLHSRVGGGVLPTIKLIDSQQLESKDVTFARESLTTLKETLEVGEQAVILLNRRGYAPIIYCITCRKSIRCPSCDVGMSYHKIQESLICHYCGKSIRFPCPCPFCKGTQFLPMGQGTEKVEEEIRAILPSDSMVLRLDYDTTRRPGRTEEILKTFAQGKSQVLIGTQMLSKGHHFPNVTLVIVVNADIGLNIPDYRAAEKTFQLLTQSAGRAGRGEKAGQVLIQTHDTSHYCWKFIQQHDYLGFYKYEIALRQKWLYPPFINLALIRLSYPIEWKEGKIWIKKVQSLLQEWANKLNVSVRGPALSPIPILRGRNRFQCLLKSNNWQHIRTIFYKIQTTALPQKLRVVLDIDPIDML, encoded by the coding sequence ATGAATGAATATTGTACAATTACACTATTATCACCACCATATTCTTTATTAACATACACATTACCTTCCTGGCTTCCATATACCCTATGGAAGCCAGGGCTAAGAGTTGCTATCCTTTTAGGTAAGGAAATGTTAAGGACTGGTATTATACTATCTTTACATACTCAAAAACCTGAATTACCTCATAACGTTGTTCTTCGTCCAATATTATGGGCATTAGAAAAAATTCCTATATTTTCATATGAATACATAAAAATGATCCAGGAACTTGCATTAAGACATTCTATCCCTTCTGGAAAAATTTTTGCTTCTATTCTTCCTATGGGACTTCGAACAACACATGTACAAATGAAGTGTACGTATAAAAATGTATTAACTAACCTTCAATTAAAAGAATTAAAACATAAAACTGAAGAAGAACTTCATGATATTGGAACTAAATGGATATCTGAAGAAAATAATGATTGGTTAACATCTCAAACAGAATCAATGATTGTTTCAGAAGAATGTATATTAACTGTTGATCCTCCATGGCCTATTCGTCCTTCAGCAACACGCCAACGTGTCATTTTAGATTTTCTTTTTACAAATGGGGTAGTATCTAAAAAAGAATTATTACAAAAGTTAGGTAAAGAATATCGAACAGCACTAACTTCACTTACTCGTTATGGAATTATATCTATAAAACAGGAAATCCTAACAGATAAAGATGAGTTAGCAAATACTATTGCCTTATTACCTCCACTTATACCATTTGGTTATACTCTTACTGAGGAACAGAAAGAAGTAGTAACTCTTTTAAAGAAAGAATTACAAAAAAATCAAGCAAAAACATTTTTATTATTTGGTATAACAGGAAGTGGAAAAACAGCTATCTATCTTGAGATTATTCAGGAATGTATACGTAATAATCAATCCGTACTTGTTCTTGCTCCCGAAGTTGCATTAGCTCTTAAATTACAACATGAAATTAAAACCGTATTTCCTATTATACCTTGTTATTTATCTCATGGATATCAAAGCAGTCAACAAAAAGAAGATCTTTTTAGAAAAATAGTAAAAAATCAAGTAGCAAAAGTTATTATAGGAACTCGTTCAGCTCTTTTTTTACCTTTAACAAATATTGGTTCTATTATTTTAGATGAAGAGCATGATGCTTCTTTTAAACAAGGTGAACGCTTAATTTACCATGCTAAAGAAATAGCTTGGTTTCGTGCTGTTCAATCAAATGCACTTTTATTATTAGGTTCTGCAACACCTGATATAAAAACATTTCATGCTGTAGAGAATAATAAAATTTCTATAGTAAAACTTCATAGTCGTGTTGGTGGAGGAGTTCTTCCAACAATAAAACTTATTGATAGCCAACAGTTGGAATCAAAAGATGTAACATTTGCTCGTGAAAGTCTTACTACTCTTAAAGAAACACTTGAAGTTGGTGAGCAAGCAGTTATTTTGCTTAACCGTCGTGGATATGCTCCTATCATTTATTGTATTACATGTAGAAAGTCTATTCGTTGTCCTTCTTGTGATGTTGGAATGAGTTATCATAAAATACAAGAATCCCTTATCTGCCACTATTGTGGGAAAAGCATAAGGTTTCCTTGTCCTTGCCCTTTTTGTAAAGGAACCCAATTTTTACCTATGGGGCAGGGTACAGAAAAAGTTGAAGAAGAAATTCGTGCAATTTTACCTTCAGACAGTATGGTATTAAGGTTAGATTATGATACAACTAGAAGACCTGGACGTACTGAAGAAATTTTAAAAACTTTTGCTCAAGGAAAATCTCAAGTATTGATTGGTACTCAAATGCTTTCAAAAGGACATCATTTTCCAAATGTAACTCTTGTTATTGTTGTCAATGCAGATATAGGACTTAATATTCCTGACTATAGAGCAGCTGAAAAAACATTCCAGCTGCTTACACAGTCAGCAGGAAGAGCTGGACGTGGTGAGAAAGCAGGACAAGTACTAATCCAAACACATGATACCTCTCATTATTGCTGGAAATTTATACAACAACATGATTATCTAGGTTTTTATAAGTATGAAATTGCTCTTCGTCAAAAATGGCTATATCCTCCTTTTATCAACTTAGCATTAATACGCTTATCGTACCCTATTGAATGGAAAGAAGGAAAAATTTGGATAAAAAAAGTCCAGTCATTGTTACAAGAGTGGGCTAATAAGTTAAATGTATCTGTTCGTGGGCCTGCATTATCTCCTATTCCTATCCTGAGAGGACGTAACAGATTTCAATGCTTATTAAAAAGTAACAATTGGCAACATATTCGTACAATATTTTATAAAATTCAAACAACTGCTTTACCACAAAAACTTCGTGTAGTACTTGATATTGATCCTATTGATATGCTTTAA
- a CDS encoding tRNA (mnm(5)s(2)U34)-methyltransferase — MKFITDFKKLDVLAHQAVTSALSTYQYHLPIFIDATAGNGYDTCFLAQLAGTQGIVLAFDIQQEAITNTYQRLISLHLEQQVTLIKSGHERLYAETLNFFQKNTHLVEFYHFNNQIDICSGVMFNLGFLPKSDKKIVTQPTTTIMALNNALNVLAPGGIITIHCYTGHLGGVEESEAVLYWSEQLSLNKWDITIYKQIFKQKNNEQLVLIKRKQL, encoded by the coding sequence TTGAAGTTTATTACTGACTTCAAAAAGCTAGATGTATTAGCGCATCAGGCAGTTACTTCAGCATTGTCCACTTATCAGTATCACCTACCTATTTTTATTGATGCTACAGCTGGGAATGGTTATGATACATGCTTCTTAGCACAACTTGCTGGAACACAAGGTATAGTATTAGCCTTTGATATCCAACAAGAGGCTATAACGAATACATATCAAAGGCTTATATCTTTACATTTGGAACAACAAGTTACACTCATAAAAAGTGGACATGAACGCTTATATGCTGAAACATTAAACTTTTTTCAAAAAAATACTCATTTAGTAGAGTTCTACCATTTTAATAATCAAATAGATATTTGTTCTGGTGTGATGTTTAATCTTGGGTTTCTTCCTAAAAGTGATAAAAAAATTGTTACACAACCTACTACTACAATAATGGCATTAAATAATGCATTAAATGTATTAGCTCCTGGAGGAATTATAACTATTCATTGTTATACAGGACACTTAGGAGGAGTAGAAGAAAGTGAAGCTGTTTTATATTGGAGTGAACAACTTTCTTTAAATAAATGGGATATAACAATCTATAAACAAATTTTTAAACAAAAGAACAATGAGCAATTAGTGCTTATTAAACGTAAACAGTTATGA
- a CDS encoding transport protein: MCASIAIGYALGRLNYKGASLGSAAILFVGIAFGKMGASIPQDIGGIGLLIFLYAIGTDAGPSFLSALKGKGLQFSMVALCFTITAVITVVISGSWFDIDPAGMAGIYAGAMVSSPALAGILDSVSPYQSVIITTAYSLLYPVGILASILYTQWIIAFDKSDTRKAEEELHQKSLFENPPIHIGCFEVYPRSVSSVREIHNLFNVRITHIIPAGRKVVAPASALLKICPGDKIRLLGSENALKRVETFLHAKIANDTDFKEHIHHYQLVVTKKEACGSRIMHLAAKCHMDTLMFEHVHRNEIDIPLTPRTRLYMGDILHLSGDPRQIETLRRLLGDDPRQLQIADVMPVMLVISLGWLLGNIPIPLYEGKTFMVSSSAGVLLTAIFLSNIKKLGSIDFYLPSSSLLLLRETGLALFFAATGVHTGASLNMGIILQSGNILLCGLITTILPMIVTWYFIKFVLHMNYLYAIGSFAGARATASSFAIATAITKTPYVAAVYSIVFPVVTLLQIMSSKVVYTLGSLYLF, encoded by the coding sequence TTGTGTGCATCAATTGCAATAGGTTATGCATTAGGTAGACTAAACTATAAGGGAGCCTCCCTTGGCAGTGCAGCTATTTTATTTGTAGGTATTGCTTTTGGTAAAATGGGTGCGTCTATTCCACAAGATATTGGTGGTATTGGACTATTAATATTTCTTTATGCCATAGGAACAGATGCAGGACCAAGTTTTTTAAGTGCATTGAAAGGAAAAGGTCTTCAATTTTCCATGGTTGCTTTATGTTTTACTATTACAGCTGTTATAACTGTTGTAATCTCTGGTTCATGGTTTGATATTGATCCTGCTGGAATGGCTGGTATTTATGCAGGAGCTATGGTTTCCTCTCCTGCCTTAGCTGGTATATTAGACTCTGTATCACCTTATCAGTCTGTTATAATAACAACAGCCTATAGTTTGTTATATCCTGTTGGTATCTTAGCAAGTATTTTATATACACAATGGATTATTGCATTTGATAAGTCAGATACCAGAAAAGCTGAAGAAGAATTACATCAAAAATCTCTTTTTGAAAATCCACCTATTCATATTGGTTGTTTTGAAGTATACCCTCGATCTGTCTCTTCAGTTCGTGAAATCCATAATCTTTTTAATGTAAGAATCACACATATTATTCCTGCAGGAAGAAAAGTTGTAGCTCCAGCATCAGCATTATTAAAAATTTGTCCTGGAGATAAAATACGTCTTTTAGGTTCTGAAAATGCGTTAAAAAGAGTAGAAACCTTTTTACATGCAAAAATAGCAAATGATACTGATTTTAAAGAACATATACATCATTATCAATTAGTCGTTACAAAAAAAGAAGCTTGTGGCTCAAGAATCATGCACTTAGCAGCTAAATGCCATATGGATACTCTTATGTTTGAACATGTTCATAGAAATGAAATTGATATTCCACTTACACCAAGAACACGTTTATATATGGGGGATATCTTACATCTTAGTGGGGATCCAAGACAAATTGAGACATTAAGAAGATTATTAGGCGATGATCCAAGACAACTACAAATTGCTGATGTTATGCCTGTTATGCTTGTTATTAGTCTTGGATGGCTATTAGGCAATATCCCTATCCCTCTGTACGAAGGCAAAACATTTATGGTAAGCAGTTCAGCAGGAGTATTGCTTACAGCAATTTTTTTATCCAATATAAAAAAATTAGGTTCTATAGATTTTTATTTACCAAGTTCATCTTTACTCTTATTAAGAGAAACAGGACTTGCCTTATTTTTTGCTGCTACAGGAGTACATACAGGCGCTTCTTTAAATATGGGAATTATCCTTCAAAGTGGTAATATTCTTTTATGTGGTTTAATAACAACAATATTACCTATGATAGTAACATGGTATTTTATCAAGTTTGTTCTTCATATGAATTATCTTTATGCTATTGGCAGTTTTGCTGGAGCACGTGCAACAGCTTCTTCCTTTGCAATTGCAACAGCTATAACCAAAACACCATATGTTGCAGCTGTGTATTCTATTGTTTTTCCAGTAGTTACACTTTTACAAATTATGAGTAGTAAAGTGGTGTACACTCTTGGTTCGCTATATCTATTTTAA
- a CDS encoding DUF3298 and DUF4163 domain-containing protein, producing the protein MRYINYYYYYYYFLFFFIIITQTICFAHNTDGSSILDHSITITTKEMQVSVHYPEIHSSKIDQDIKGWAQQLVENFKTTNSEKELAIGPYELRADYSITKPSDKAISIIYTITDFTGGAHGNLEISVFNYDLTTEQPLDLIDIFDDVNSALKIMSEYSYKSLSETLGNMSDKEILSVGTAPDLDNYNSIALIPNGIRIFFQPYQVAPWSAGPQQVDMTLEELSKANPTKKIWNLS; encoded by the coding sequence ATGCGTTATATTAATTATTATTATTATTATTATTATTTCTTATTTTTTTTTATTATTATAACTCAAACAATATGTTTTGCTCATAACACAGATGGTTCCTCTATTCTTGATCATAGTATTACTATAACAACAAAAGAAATGCAGGTTTCTGTACATTATCCAGAAATTCATAGTAGTAAGATTGATCAAGATATCAAAGGTTGGGCCCAACAACTTGTTGAAAATTTTAAAACAACTAATAGTGAAAAAGAACTTGCCATTGGTCCCTATGAACTTAGGGCAGACTATTCTATTACTAAACCCTCTGATAAAGCCATATCTATTATATATACTATAACAGACTTTACTGGTGGAGCTCATGGAAATTTAGAAATTTCTGTATTTAATTATGATCTAACTACAGAACAACCATTAGATCTTATAGACATTTTTGATGATGTTAATAGTGCCTTAAAAATTATGTCAGAATATTCATATAAGTCTTTGTCAGAAACACTAGGTAATATGTCAGATAAAGAAATATTATCTGTAGGCACAGCTCCTGATCTTGATAACTATAACTCAATTGCATTAATACCTAATGGTATCCGTATATTTTTCCAACCATATCAAGTTGCACCTTGGTCTGCTGGTCCTCAACAAGTTGATATGACACTTGAAGAGCTGAGTAAAGCTAACCCAACTAAAAAAATATGGAATTTATCATAA